A stretch of the Aphis gossypii isolate Hap1 chromosome 2, ASM2018417v2, whole genome shotgun sequence genome encodes the following:
- the LOC126550225 gene encoding uncharacterized protein LOC126550225: MTGKIETISVASGKRARKNIQHSLIVQPPNDLIDSTNFVIDFAGRKSINIGLDAANVFNVTVQIITPSRHVCITSVFLQRIFSLMPYILSNISDPTVKSRDRLFLKDENNTLSRTTYRGERMLAVESHLQQGCRALLSGSDLLRIHEMQWAIGESISRKSNVTRCAVMVQIDQIATYLSTNVYADKSSTAEEISTATHNIHPDLHALNIFPNIENSLVNQIKLYANKQLAMCWATNIQNNGIDYIPSNDAVTADIEELVGFHENEGPAMYTY; this comes from the exons ATGACAGGCAAAATTGAAACTATCTCTGTGGCTAGCGGCAAACGCgcgagaaaaaatatacaacattcGTTAATAGTGCAACCGCCTAACGATTTAATCGACTCCACAAACTTCGTCATAGACTTTGCGGGACGGAAATCCATCAACATCGGACTTGACGCCGCGAACGTTTTCAACGTGACCGTACAGATTATAACGCCATCGCGACATGTATGCATTACAAGTGTTTTTCTGCAACGAATTTTCTCACTAATGCCGTACATTCTCTCGAATATATCTGACCCGACGGTTAAAAGCCGCGATAGACTTTTTCTCAAAGACGAAAATAACACGCTGTCCAGAACTACTTATCGCGGTGAAAGGATGCTAGCCGTCGAATCGCACTTACAACAAGGATGTCGCGCGCTGTTGAGCGGGAGCGATCTATTAAGAATACACGAAATGCAATGGGCCATCGGCGAATCGATCTCACGCAAATCTAACGTCACGCGATGCGCAGTTATGGTTCAGATCGATCAGATAGCTACTTATCTAAGTACAAATGTCTATGCCGATAAATCGTCGACCGCAGAAGAAATTTCAACAGCCACCCACAATATCCACCCCGATCTTCATGCGTTGAATATTTTTCCGAATATCGAGAACAGTTTAGTAAaccaaatcaaattatatgcGAACAAACAGTTGGCCATGTGTTGGGCgactaatattcaaaataacggAATAGATTACATCCCGAGCAATGACGCGGTGACCGCTGACATCGAAGAG cTTGTTGGATTCCACGAAAACGAGGGGCCGGCCATGTACACATATTAA